In Rhododendron vialii isolate Sample 1 chromosome 9a, ASM3025357v1, the following are encoded in one genomic region:
- the LOC131301602 gene encoding uncharacterized protein LOC131301602, with protein MCTYHKERGHYTTQCPPFKWYLEELAAAGHLNQWINVRRSPLPAPPPIIGNLVSVIQGLVSEGRAAELRSEIDRAVTSLFVCNVGASGKRKWEDPSFGNAITFSSDDLKGVQLPHTNALVVTVAIEKSTVQRVLIDQGSSADVIFYSTFQSLGLSPAQLRTASTPLVSFTGASVWPLGLITFPVRAGSRVLEIEFVVVASPSPYNVILGRTWLHEMKAVASTFHQVVKFVGWNGRQESLRGDQIQSKKCYISTMTNKQSYKDVQCVAATPVPVTEDVGVPAEQKYIEELIRFSIPGGEEDIF; from the coding sequence ATGTGTACATATCACAAGGAGCGCGGCCACTACACTACGCAATGCCCACCTTTCAAATGGTATCTAGAAGAGCTTGCAGCAGCTGGGCATCTAAATCAGTGGATTAATGTTCGGCGAAGTCCACTTCCAGCACCTCCCCCTATTATCGGCAATCTCGTAAGCGTTATACAAGGATTGGTTTCCGAAGGAAGGGCAGCCGAGCTTCGTTCAGAAATTGACAGAGCCGTCACCTCTTTATTCGTTTGCAACGTTGGCGCTTCGGGAAAGCGAAAATGGGAAGATCCGAGCTTCGGCAACGCTATTACTTTTTCTTCCGACGACTTGAAAGGAGTGCAACTTCCTCATACGAACGCCCTCGTTGTTACTGTTGCTATTGAAAAATCAACCGTTCAACGGGTATTGAtagatcaaggaagctcggcggaCGTAATATTTTATTCAACCTTCCAGAGCCTCGGATTGTCTCCCGCTCAACTTCGGACAGCGTCTACTCCCCTCGTCAGTTTTACTGGAGCCTCGGTTTGGCCACTCGGCTTGATTACTTTCCCTGTGCGGGCTGGATCACGGGTTCTTGAGATCGAGTTTGTGGTGGTCGCTTCTCCCAGCCCCTACAACGTAATACtcggtcgaacctggctgcacGAGATGAAAGCAGTCGCTTCTACCTTTCACCAGGTGGTAAAGTTTGTTGGATGGAATGGTCGTCAGGAAAGCCTCCGAGGGGACCAAATCCAgtcaaagaaatgctacatcagcactATGACAAACAAACAGAGCTATAAGGATGTACAATGCGTGGCGGCCACTCCCGTTCCAGTAACTGAAGATGTTGGTGTGCCGGCCGAACAAAAATATATCGAGGAGTTGATACGTTTTTCAATTCCCGGGGGCgaggaagatattttttaa